A part of Falco cherrug isolate bFalChe1 chromosome 16, bFalChe1.pri, whole genome shotgun sequence genomic DNA contains:
- the KCNA2 gene encoding potassium voltage-gated channel subfamily A member 2: MTVATGDPADEAAALPGHPQDTYNPETDHECCERVVINISGLRFETQLKTLAQFPETLLGDPKKRMRYFDPLRNEYFFDRNRPSFDAILYYYQSGGRLRRPVNVPLDIFSEEIRFYELGEEAMEMFREDEGYIKEEERPLPENEFQRQVWLLFEYPESSGPARIIAIVSVMVILISIVSFCLETLPIFRDENEDMHGSGLSHPPYSNSSMGYQQSTSFTDPFFIVETLCIIWFSFEFLVRFFACPSKAGFFTNIMNIIDIVAIIPYFITLGTELAEKPEDGQQGQQAMSLAILRVIRLVRVFRIFKLSRHSKGLQILGQTLKASMRELGLLIFFLFIGVILFSSAVYFAEADESESQFPSIPDAFWWAVVSMTTVGYGDMVPTTIGGKIVGSLCAIAGVLTIALPVPVIVSNFNYFYHRETEGEEQAQYLQVTSCPKIPSSPDLKKSRSASTISKSDYMEIQEGVNNSNEDFREENLKTANCTLANTNYVNITKMLTDV; the protein is encoded by the coding sequence ATGACAGTTGCTACTGGAGATCCTGCAGATGAAGCTGCAGCTCTTCCCGGTCACCCGCAGGACACGTATAACCCTGAGACCGACCATGAATGCTGCGAGAGGGTGGTCATTAATATTTCGGGTCTACGCTTTGAGACGCAGCTCAAGACGCTAGCCCAGTTTCCCGAGACCTTGCTAGGGGATCCTAAAAAGAGGATGAGGTATTTTGACCCGCTCCGGAATGAGTATTTTTTTGATCGGAACAGACCCAGCTTCGATGCGATTTTGTACTATTACCAGTCCGGTGGGAGGTTGCGGAGGCCGGTTAATGTGCCCTTAGATATCTTCTCGGAAGAGATTCGTTTCTatgaactgggggaagaagcgATGGAGATGTTTCGGGAGGATGAAGGCTACATCAAAGAAGAGGAGCGGCCGTTGCCTGAGAACGAGTTTCAGAGACAAGTGTGGCTGCTCTTTGAGTACCCCGAGAGCTCAGGACCTGCCAGGATTATAGCTATTGTCTCCGTCATGGTGATTTTAATCTCTATCGTCAGCTTTTGCCTGGAAACGTTGCCCATTTTTCGGGATGAGAACGAAGACATGCACGGCAGCGGGCTGAGCCACCCCCCCTACTCCAACAGCAGCATGGGGTACCAGCAGTCCACCTCTTTCACAGACCCCTTCTTCATCGTGGAGACGCTTTGCATCATCTGGTTCTCCTTTGAGTTCTTGGTGAGGTTTTTCGCCTGCCCCAGCAAGGCTGGGTTTTTTACCAACATCATGAACATTATAGACATTGTGGCCATCATTCCCTATTTCATCACCTTAGGGACGGAGCTGGCCGAGAAGCCAGAGGATGGTCAGCAAGGCCAGCAAGCCATGTCCTTGGCCATCCTCCGAGTCATCCGCTTGGTGCGGGTCTTCAGGATCTTCAAGCTCTCCCGGCACTCCAAGGGGCTGCAGATCCTGGGGCAGACTCTCAAGGCCAGCATGCGGGAGCTGGGCCTCttgatatttttcctcttcatcgGTGTCATCCTCTTCTCCAGCGCCGTCTACTTTGCCGAGGCTGATGAGAGCGAGTCCCAGTTCCCGAGCATCCCCGATGCcttctggtgggctgtggtttccATGACGACTGTTGGCTACGGAGACATGGTCCCCACGACCATCGGGGGGAAAATAGTGGGTTCCTTGTGTGCCATCGCTGGCGTATTAACGATTGCCTTACCAGTGCCCGTCATAGTGTCTAACTTCAATTACTTCTACCACCGGGAGAcggagggagaggagcaggctcAATATTTGCAAGTAACCAGCTGCCCAAAGATCCCCTCTTCCCCTGAcctaaagaaaagcagaagtgccTCTACTATTAGTAAGTCTGATTATATGGAGATTCAGGAAGGCGTAAACAATAGCAATGAGGATTTTAGGGAGGAGAACTTGAAGACAGCCAATTGCACCCTAGCTAACACAAACTATGTGAATATCACCAAAATGCTAACCGATGTCTAG
- the LOC102053038 gene encoding potassium voltage-gated channel subfamily A member 3 yields MDERRSLLYSPAASSASRHPRGGSTSHHNLGYTEQLPPAAPQPPPDQEEEEGEEGEEGSMTVVGGGGGDPLLEEPQHPHPLLGGDRYDHPPTPAAVPAGQPAGGGEHECCERVVINISGLRFETQLKTLAQFPETLLGDPRKRMRYFDPLRNEYFFDRNRPSFDAILYYYQSGGRIRRPVNVPIDIFSEEIRFYQLGEEAMEKFREDEGFIREEQRPLPDKEFQRQVWLLFEYPESSGPARGIAIVSVLVILISIVIFCLETLPEFRDDHDYEGTGGTFGTGGGPLPPDVFTNSSSSATSMVSSFTDPFFVVETLCIIWFSFELLVRFFACPSKATFSKNIMNIIDIVAIIPYFITLGTELAERQGNGQQAMSLAILRVIRLVRVFRIFKLSRHSKGLQILGQTLKASMRELGLLIFFLFIGVILFSSAVYFAEADDPSSGFSSIPDAFWWAVVTMTTVGYGDMHPITIGGKIVGSLCAIAGVLTIALPVPVIVSNFNYFYHRETEGEEQAQYMHVGSCQHLSSSEEMRKARSNSTLSKSEYMVIEEGGINHSAFKQAAFKTGNCTTTNNPNCVNIKKIFTDV; encoded by the coding sequence tgccccccgccgccccccagccgccccccgaccaagaggaggaagagggggaagaaggggaagaaggcAGCATGACCGTGGTGGGAGGCGGCGGCGGAGACCCTTTGCTGGAAGAACCACAGCATCCTCATCCTTTGCTGGGGGGGGACCGCTACGATCACCCCCCGACTCCGGCCGCGGTCCCCGCCGGCCAGCCCGCGGGCGGTGGGGAGCACGAGTGCTGCGAGCGGGTGGTGATCAACATCTCGGGGTTGCGGTTTGAGACCCAGCTGAAGACGCTGGCACAGTTCCCCGAGACGCTGCTGGGGGACCCACGTAAGAGGATGCGCTACTTCGACCCCCTCCGCAATGAGTATTTTTTCGACCGTAACCGTCCCAGCTTTGACGCCATCCTCTACTACTACCAGTCGGGTGGACGCATCCGGCGACCCGTCAACGTCCCCATCGATATCTTCTCTGAGGAGATCCGCTTCTACCAGCTAGGGGAGGAGGCCATGGAGAAGTTTCGGGAGGACGAGGGTTTCATTCGGGAGGAGCAGCGGCCGCTTCCCGACAAGGAGTTTCAGCGCCAAGTGTGGCTCCTCTTTGAGTACCCTGAGAGCTCTGGGCCAGCCCGAGGCATTGCCATCGTCTCTGTCCTGGTCATTCTTATCTCTATTGTCATCTTCTGTCTGGAGACCCTGCCTGAATTCAGGGATGACCACGACTATGAGGGAACTGGAGGGACCTTCGGGACAGGCGGTGGCCCTCTCCCACCTGATGTCTTCACCAACTCCTCATCCTCAGCTACTTCCATGGTGTCGTCCTTCACCGACCCTTTCTTTGTGGTAGAGACTTTGTGCATCATCTGGTTCTCCTTCGAGCTGCTGGTCCGCTTCTTTGCCTGCCCCAGCAAGGCCACCTTCTCCAAGAACATCATGAACATCATTGACATTGTGGCCATCATTCCCTACTTCATCACGCTGGGCACCGAGCTGGCTGAGAGGCAAGGCAACGGCCAGCAAGCCATGTCCTTAGCCATCCTCAGAGTCATCCGGCTGGTCAGGGTCTTCCGTATCTTCAAGCTCTCCCGGCACTCCAAGGGGCTGCAGATCCTGGGGCAGACCCTCAAGGCCAGCATGCGGGAGCTGGGCTTgctcatcttcttcctcttcatcgGCGTCATCCTCTTCTCCAGCGCCGTCTACTTCGCAGAAGCCGATGACCCCAGTTCAGGTTTCAGTAGCATCCCCGATGCCTTCTGGTGGGCGGTGGTGACCATGACCACGGTGGGCTATGGGGACATGCACCCCATCACCATTGGGGGCAAGATCGTGGGGTCTCTCTGTGCCATCGCAGGGGTGCTAACTATCGCTCTCCCCGTGCCTGTGATAGTCTCCAATTTCAACTATTTCTACCACCGGGAAACAGAAGGTGAGGAGCAAGCCCAGTACATGCACGTCGGGAGCTGCCAGCATCTCTCGTCCAGCGAGGAGATGCGGAAGGCTCGCAGCAATTCCACCCTCAGCAAATCTGAGTACATGGTGATCGAGGAAGGGGGAATCAACCACAGTGCATTCAAACAGGCTGCCTTTAAGACAGGCAACTGCACAACCACAAACAATCCCAACTGTGTGAATATCAAAAAGATCTTTACggatgtttaa